From the genome of Williamwhitmania taraxaci, one region includes:
- a CDS encoding molybdenum cofactor guanylyltransferase yields MEKERVTGIILAGGKSRRFGSNKALYRHNGKCLVEYSIDVLRPVCNELILITNNPADFSFTGLTIYEDIHKDCGPLAGIHTGLVHSKNLNNLIISCDSPELHTDLFRAILENRENYQVVMPTHNGIKESMASFFHKNSIPLIEAAIATNCLKVFNAIMPMTTLFLDVSKMPFYSEQLFANINTKEALNSINDTNND; encoded by the coding sequence ATGGAGAAGGAACGTGTTACGGGGATAATACTTGCAGGTGGAAAGAGTCGGCGGTTTGGGTCTAATAAGGCACTGTATCGCCACAACGGAAAATGCTTAGTTGAATACTCCATTGATGTGCTTAGGCCAGTGTGTAATGAGCTAATTTTAATAACCAATAACCCTGCCGACTTTAGCTTTACTGGGCTAACTATTTATGAAGATATCCATAAAGACTGTGGCCCACTGGCAGGAATACATACAGGATTAGTTCACTCGAAAAATTTGAACAATTTGATAATAAGCTGTGATTCGCCAGAGTTGCATACTGACTTATTTAGAGCAATACTTGAAAACAGGGAGAACTATCAGGTTGTTATGCCAACTCATAACGGTATAAAAGAGAGCATGGCCAGCTTCTTTCATAAAAATTCTATCCCGTTGATTGAAGCAGCAATAGCCACAAATTGCCTAAAGGTTTTTAACGCCATCATGCCAATGACTACGCTATTTCTAGATGTATCAAAAATGCCCTTCTACTCGGAGCAACTTTTTGCCAATATAAACACAAAGGAAGCTCTTAACTCAATAAACGACACCAATAATGATTAA
- a CDS encoding HRDC domain-containing protein, translating to MEFINNPELQLASDYVQFTGRNIFLTGRAGTGKTTFLHNLKLQTLKRLIVVAPTGVAAINAGGVTIHSFFQMAFGPHIPSGIAEENDRSASEKVEVKRFSREKINIIKSLDLLVIDEISMVRADLLDGIDEVLRRFRDKTKPFGGVQLLMIGDLQQLAPVVKDDEWGLLQRYYDTAFFFSSIALKRVGYVSVELKHIFRQSDRHFIDILNKVRDNCLDADATHELNKRYIPGFNLNNDEGYITLTTHNRQAQELNIHKLNLLSAKEAFFKADVKDEFPEYSYPTDFELRLKVGAQVMFVRNDSSQDKLFYNGKIGQVEDIDDEVIHVKCPGDHATIPVGKTEWQNYRYSIDEQTAEVKETVVGTFTQYPLKLAWAITIHKSQGLTFEKAVVDANAAFAHGQVYVALSRCKTLEGLVLSSPISERCIKSDISVAAVTREIEMNPPNQDALEESKRSYEQSLISDLFDFLPIYRRLLYLLKVVKEHSSSLHVGMEATVHEISVKVRAEVVGVSDKFNLQISQLLQQKGEYEHNDALQERIVKASAYFWDKCAALLSEPLEMLAVESDNKAVKKTVTEAKGNLFELVGQKLSCLDACKKGFRVNEYLNARAKASLTKPAPKPFKRGAGDFSLGGVKHPKLYSAIRSWRDQQADELELPEYMVLPQKTMVELVAKLPQTSAELKAIKGMGAKKAKQFGGELLEIINAYCGEYGLNKVAAVSPNLFAAKQDEEEQVDKKPSRKTKIAKGDSQKTTLVLIKEGFTPDQVAAERSLSLSTIQGHLAEFILSGDLEVYKVLEEEKILLVADYFISKGIDSVGDARRNLGNLATFGEIRMVLAHLKRNGKI from the coding sequence ATGGAATTCATAAATAATCCGGAGTTGCAGCTCGCCTCAGATTACGTGCAGTTTACCGGCCGAAATATTTTTCTCACCGGCCGAGCAGGTACCGGGAAAACCACGTTTTTGCATAATTTAAAATTGCAGACCCTCAAGCGTCTAATTGTTGTGGCACCAACCGGTGTGGCAGCCATTAATGCTGGTGGGGTTACCATACACTCCTTCTTTCAAATGGCCTTTGGCCCACATATTCCTTCTGGTATTGCCGAGGAGAATGACCGTAGTGCATCCGAAAAAGTGGAGGTTAAGCGCTTTAGTCGCGAAAAGATAAATATCATTAAGAGCCTCGATCTTCTGGTCATTGATGAGATTAGTATGGTTAGGGCCGATCTGCTTGACGGGATCGATGAGGTTCTTCGTCGTTTTAGGGATAAAACAAAACCCTTTGGAGGTGTGCAGCTACTTATGATTGGCGATTTGCAGCAGCTGGCTCCAGTGGTAAAGGACGATGAGTGGGGGTTGTTGCAACGCTATTACGATACCGCGTTCTTCTTTAGCAGTATAGCCCTGAAGCGTGTTGGGTATGTATCGGTGGAGCTCAAGCACATTTTCAGGCAAAGCGATCGTCACTTCATCGACATTCTGAATAAGGTGCGGGATAATTGTCTCGATGCCGATGCTACGCATGAACTCAATAAGCGCTACATTCCTGGATTCAACCTTAATAACGATGAAGGGTACATTACCCTTACAACCCATAATCGTCAGGCACAAGAGTTGAATATCCATAAGTTGAATCTGCTTTCCGCTAAGGAGGCTTTCTTTAAAGCCGATGTGAAGGATGAGTTTCCGGAGTATTCTTACCCAACCGACTTTGAGCTACGGCTTAAGGTTGGTGCTCAGGTTATGTTTGTGCGCAACGACAGTTCGCAGGATAAACTTTTCTACAATGGCAAGATTGGACAGGTGGAGGATATTGATGATGAGGTAATTCATGTGAAATGCCCCGGCGATCATGCTACCATACCTGTTGGAAAAACGGAGTGGCAGAACTACCGCTACTCCATCGATGAGCAAACAGCCGAGGTTAAGGAAACTGTGGTAGGAACTTTTACCCAATACCCGCTTAAGCTTGCATGGGCCATAACCATTCATAAGAGCCAAGGTCTTACTTTCGAGAAAGCTGTGGTTGATGCTAATGCTGCCTTTGCGCATGGTCAGGTTTATGTGGCACTCAGCCGTTGCAAAACATTGGAAGGGTTGGTGCTCAGTTCACCCATTTCGGAGCGATGCATTAAGAGTGATATCTCGGTGGCTGCTGTTACACGAGAAATTGAGATGAACCCGCCCAACCAAGATGCACTGGAGGAGTCGAAGCGTTCCTACGAGCAATCCTTGATATCCGATCTTTTCGATTTCCTACCCATATACCGGCGACTGCTCTACCTTTTAAAAGTTGTAAAAGAGCATTCCTCGAGCCTGCATGTGGGAATGGAGGCCACCGTTCATGAAATTTCTGTTAAGGTAAGGGCCGAGGTTGTTGGTGTTTCCGATAAGTTTAATCTGCAAATTAGCCAACTCTTGCAGCAAAAAGGCGAGTATGAGCATAACGACGCCCTTCAGGAACGAATTGTTAAAGCATCGGCTTATTTCTGGGATAAGTGTGCGGCTTTGCTATCCGAACCGTTAGAAATGCTTGCAGTGGAGAGCGATAATAAGGCTGTCAAAAAAACGGTAACTGAAGCCAAAGGAAACTTATTTGAACTGGTTGGACAAAAGCTCTCTTGCCTCGATGCCTGCAAGAAGGGTTTTAGAGTGAATGAATATTTGAATGCCCGAGCGAAAGCTTCACTCACTAAACCAGCGCCAAAGCCCTTTAAGCGCGGTGCAGGCGATTTTAGTCTAGGCGGAGTTAAGCATCCAAAACTTTATTCGGCTATTAGGAGCTGGCGAGACCAACAGGCCGACGAACTGGAACTTCCCGAGTATATGGTTCTTCCCCAAAAAACAATGGTTGAGTTGGTGGCGAAGTTGCCCCAAACATCAGCGGAGTTGAAGGCGATAAAGGGCATGGGAGCAAAGAAAGCAAAGCAGTTTGGAGGCGAATTATTAGAGATTATTAATGCATACTGTGGCGAGTATGGATTGAACAAGGTTGCTGCGGTTTCTCCAAATCTGTTTGCTGCAAAACAGGATGAAGAGGAGCAAGTGGACAAGAAACCAAGCCGTAAAACAAAAATCGCTAAGGGCGATTCGCAGAAGACCACGCTGGTATTAATTAAGGAGGGGTTTACACCGGATCAGGTTGCCGCTGAGCGTAGTCTATCCCTTTCGACTATTCAAGGTCATCTGGCTGAGTTTATTCTTTCGGGCGACTTGGAGGTTTATAAGGTTTTGGAGGAGGAGAAGATACTTCTTGTAGCCGATTATTTTATTTCGAAAGGTATTGATTCTGTTGGCGATGCCAGACGAAACCTAGGCAACTTAGCTACTTTTGGCGAGATAAGAATGGTCTTAGCCCATCTCAAGCGAAACGGGAAGATTTAA
- the narJ gene encoding nitrate reductase molybdenum cofactor assembly chaperone, giving the protein MIKTYKVISLLLTYPNQEIYDLLTEVTPALKEEHLLDPNEILGVETFMDFFRSKPLSSWQEFYVQLFDYSRSVSLYLFEHVHGDSKDRGQAMVDLIDSYSEKGLVLTRSELPDYLPVFLEFLALQNQSKAREYLADIIDIIGFIYKKLEEKDNPYKYLLSALIQLSDQKPTPARIEKMELNMPETTIDEAYLEKPVTFGNDSPCVNCKS; this is encoded by the coding sequence ATGATTAAGACCTATAAAGTAATTTCCCTGCTGCTCACCTATCCTAATCAGGAAATTTATGATCTTTTGACGGAGGTTACTCCGGCACTTAAGGAAGAGCACCTGCTCGATCCTAATGAGATTCTGGGAGTTGAAACCTTCATGGACTTTTTTAGGTCAAAACCACTCAGCTCATGGCAGGAGTTCTATGTTCAGCTGTTTGACTACTCTCGTTCAGTATCACTATACTTATTCGAACATGTGCATGGCGATTCCAAGGACCGTGGACAGGCAATGGTCGATCTTATCGATTCCTACTCTGAGAAGGGGCTTGTTCTCACTCGATCGGAATTACCCGATTATCTACCTGTTTTTCTTGAGTTTTTGGCTTTACAAAACCAATCCAAGGCTAGGGAATACCTCGCTGATATAATTGATATTATTGGGTTCATCTATAAAAAACTGGAAGAGAAAGACAATCCATATAAGTATCTTCTAAGTGCCCTCATTCAACTGTCGGACCAGAAACCAACTCCTGCTAGAATTGAAAAGATGGAGTTGAATATGCCTGAGACTACTATTGATGAAGCTTACCTGGAAAAACCAGTCACCTTTGGTAATGATAGCCCCTGTGTAAACTGTAAATCATAA
- the narI gene encoding respiratory nitrate reductase subunit gamma encodes MDIFVNNLLFTYLPHIAMAIFWFGVITRIVKTSQSLQAESSQFLSKKGQRWGGNLFHYGIIMVFVGHFVGLFTPESLYHLIMTTATKRTLALTLGGIFGIAAVVGITILFIRRRRDVRLRINGKPQDILLLLLLLFEMLLGISSIFITATSSVENYAALGIWAQKVVTFQPDAGAIIAGHSIIYKLHIVTGLLIFMIFPYTKLMHMFVMPISYFLRSSYQLVRSGFRRL; translated from the coding sequence ATGGATATATTTGTTAACAATTTGTTGTTTACCTATTTGCCGCATATTGCAATGGCCATATTTTGGTTTGGTGTAATTACAAGGATTGTAAAAACATCCCAATCGTTGCAGGCAGAATCGAGCCAGTTCCTCAGCAAAAAGGGACAGCGTTGGGGTGGAAATCTTTTTCATTATGGCATTATCATGGTTTTTGTAGGTCACTTTGTTGGGCTTTTCACACCCGAGAGCCTCTACCATCTCATAATGACAACTGCCACCAAGCGAACTCTTGCGCTTACTTTGGGGGGGATTTTTGGAATCGCTGCGGTTGTAGGAATAACCATTCTTTTTATACGAAGGCGAAGAGATGTGCGACTGAGGATAAATGGAAAACCGCAGGATATTCTTTTGCTTTTATTGCTTCTTTTTGAAATGTTGTTGGGTATTTCATCCATCTTCATCACGGCAACGTCTTCCGTTGAAAACTATGCAGCATTGGGAATTTGGGCACAAAAGGTGGTCACTTTTCAGCCAGACGCCGGAGCTATAATTGCAGGCCATAGCATTATTTATAAGCTGCACATTGTTACCGGCCTCCTAATATTTATGATTTTCCCCTACACCAAGTTAATGCACATGTTTGTGATGCCCATTTCCTATTTTTTAAGATCAAGTTATCAATTGGTAAGAAGTGGGTTTAGACGGCTTTAG
- a CDS encoding energy transducer TonB, translating into MESKKSTRANLETKKGMFFQFGLLVTIAASLAAFEWSSQPDFKSVEYTGNSKIDIDLIDIPITVMANTKTPPLPHVNTEIVIVTNEKEIQDDKLDLWDGEDTKIDISKLPYWSEPKPEKPVDEDIIIYVPSEFPKFRNGGTETFMAWVFENLKYPDIAIEEHMEGTVYIGFVVNKEGYMENVTIKRGVDPILDKEALRVIKSCREHWTPGLQGTRTVKVGFTIPIKFKLNN; encoded by the coding sequence ATGGAATCCAAGAAAAGCACCCGCGCAAATCTAGAAACGAAAAAAGGAATGTTCTTCCAATTTGGTTTACTAGTAACCATCGCTGCCAGCTTAGCTGCCTTCGAATGGTCCTCCCAACCCGATTTTAAATCGGTAGAATACACTGGAAATAGCAAGATTGATATAGATCTGATAGATATACCAATTACCGTAATGGCTAATACTAAAACGCCTCCCCTGCCTCATGTAAATACGGAAATTGTTATTGTTACCAACGAAAAGGAAATTCAGGATGACAAGTTGGATCTTTGGGATGGAGAAGATACAAAAATTGATATTTCTAAACTCCCATACTGGAGTGAGCCAAAACCAGAAAAACCTGTTGATGAAGACATAATCATCTACGTTCCATCCGAATTCCCAAAGTTTAGAAACGGGGGCACCGAGACATTTATGGCCTGGGTATTCGAGAACTTAAAGTATCCAGATATTGCCATTGAGGAACATATGGAAGGAACTGTATACATTGGGTTTGTGGTAAACAAAGAAGGATATATGGAAAATGTAACGATCAAAAGAGGTGTTGATCCCATCCTCGACAAAGAAGCCTTAAGGGTAATTAAAAGTTGCAGGGAACATTGGACTCCCGGGCTGCAAGGAACAAGAACAGTAAAGGTTGGCTTTACAATCCCAATCAAGTTTAAATTGAACAACTAG
- a CDS encoding nucleoside-triphosphatase produces MIKHIPYIPLSDKWLKASVIGSLWAVVEIVLGSMLHNLRIPFAGSILSFFAVYLIIAFFQVWKTNGIIWRAGLICALMKSLSPSAIIIGPMTGIMAEALILELIILGIGKNLFSYGIGGALAVFSVVIHKAISLLILYGWDIVKLLENIYLFAAKHLNFDGVAPSQILIIVSGIYLSLGYIAGTLGYYAGRKYIKHNSTQQNLQIKKPSQGHLFQHTSKKNQSWLILPLIFVMLLGVMYSIASSSIIISSVLSTIFIVIIGIRYKNNLRFLMKPAFWLQLIFILVFSSFFYQGFSVKGILQSGGWIIGCKMVLRALVLLTSFSAISVELKNPVIKNILYKRGLKNLYQSLELAFSALPSLIQTFASESKSIFGLKKVTYLMLNCSQSLLNNFTEAEETKTKVFIISGEVNGGKTTLAKNVINLLQMKNVEVNGFLTVAINNELSEKTYYLEEIKSGTREFLCSNNPVSENEKSGRFYFSEAGILFGRKIIEQPIQQGMQQLTVIDEIGPLEIQGKGWAPSIAQQLAQNNSAQLWIVRASLVNAAIRKWNVGEVFIFHLHEEREQEIATCIFNNLEAEKTKAV; encoded by the coding sequence ATGATTAAGCACATACCCTATATTCCTCTATCAGACAAATGGTTAAAAGCCTCGGTAATTGGAAGCCTGTGGGCCGTAGTAGAAATTGTACTAGGCAGCATGCTTCACAATTTGAGGATTCCTTTTGCAGGAAGCATCTTATCCTTTTTCGCGGTTTACCTTATTATTGCCTTTTTTCAGGTATGGAAAACCAACGGAATAATATGGCGCGCGGGGCTTATATGCGCTTTAATGAAATCACTTTCGCCAAGTGCCATCATAATTGGACCAATGACTGGAATTATGGCAGAGGCATTAATACTGGAATTAATCATTCTTGGTATTGGTAAAAACTTGTTCAGCTATGGTATTGGCGGAGCTCTGGCTGTATTTAGCGTTGTGATTCACAAGGCAATATCGCTACTTATTCTTTATGGTTGGGACATTGTTAAGTTACTGGAAAACATATACCTATTTGCCGCCAAACACCTTAACTTTGATGGAGTTGCACCCTCCCAAATTTTAATTATCGTTTCAGGAATTTACTTAAGCCTAGGCTATATTGCAGGCACCTTGGGTTACTATGCAGGCCGAAAGTATATTAAACATAATTCCACTCAACAAAACCTACAGATTAAAAAACCTTCGCAAGGCCATTTGTTTCAACACACTTCAAAAAAGAATCAATCGTGGCTTATCCTTCCACTTATTTTTGTAATGCTGCTGGGGGTTATGTATTCAATTGCCAGCTCAAGCATAATTATTTCATCAGTTCTTTCAACTATATTTATTGTAATTATTGGCATTCGATACAAGAATAATTTAAGATTCTTAATGAAACCAGCCTTTTGGCTACAGCTCATATTTATTCTTGTATTCTCGAGTTTCTTTTATCAAGGGTTTTCCGTTAAGGGAATATTGCAATCAGGTGGCTGGATAATTGGTTGCAAAATGGTATTGAGGGCACTCGTTTTGCTCACATCGTTTTCGGCCATAAGCGTAGAGCTTAAGAACCCCGTTATTAAGAATATACTATACAAAAGAGGGTTGAAAAACCTCTATCAGTCGTTGGAATTAGCCTTCTCAGCCCTTCCAAGTTTGATACAAACATTTGCCAGCGAGAGTAAAAGTATTTTTGGATTGAAAAAGGTTACATACCTCATGTTGAACTGCTCACAGTCGCTATTGAATAATTTTACGGAGGCAGAAGAAACAAAGACAAAAGTATTTATTATCAGTGGCGAGGTAAACGGTGGTAAAACCACTCTTGCTAAAAATGTGATTAACTTACTACAGATGAAGAATGTGGAGGTAAATGGTTTTTTAACCGTAGCTATCAATAATGAGCTCTCCGAAAAAACATACTACCTAGAGGAGATTAAATCGGGAACAAGGGAGTTTCTATGCTCCAATAACCCTGTGAGCGAAAATGAAAAATCTGGCCGTTTCTATTTCTCAGAAGCAGGAATACTGTTTGGTCGAAAAATTATTGAACAACCCATCCAGCAAGGAATGCAGCAACTTACTGTAATTGACGAAATTGGTCCTCTCGAAATTCAAGGTAAAGGCTGGGCACCTTCAATTGCACAGCAGCTAGCGCAAAACAATTCCGCTCAACTTTGGATTGTGCGAGCAAGTCTGGTAAACGCAGCTATCAGAAAGTGGAACGTTGGCGAAGTATTTATCTTTCACCTTCATGAAGAGCGCGAGCAAGAGATAGCCACCTGCATTTTCAACAACCTTGAAGCTGAAAAAACTAAAGCCGTCTAA
- a CDS encoding RNA polymerase sigma factor codes for MFLLFKSKGKGNVPDFSSLTDEELVRIFTEQASEQAMEEIFNRYSHLVYGVCRNLVKDSEVARDLVLTVFEKLLRSLAESNVRSLKAWVLVVARNECYLHFRKAKYKMVSIDDEAYGHTYFPGLSDEGEMENHLEKEVLLTKMVDGLEKLKMEQNICLNLLYLQGKSYQEICEITGFSFMQVKSHVQNGKRNLKLMLEGETDA; via the coding sequence TTGTTTCTACTTTTTAAATCGAAAGGAAAGGGTAATGTTCCCGATTTTTCCAGTCTAACTGACGAGGAGTTGGTAAGGATATTTACCGAACAAGCCAGTGAGCAGGCCATGGAGGAGATCTTCAATCGGTATTCGCACTTGGTGTATGGTGTTTGCCGCAACTTGGTTAAGGATAGTGAAGTGGCGCGGGATCTGGTGCTTACTGTATTCGAGAAGTTACTCCGATCGCTTGCCGAGAGCAATGTTAGAAGCCTAAAGGCATGGGTGTTGGTTGTGGCACGAAACGAATGCTACCTTCACTTCCGTAAGGCTAAGTATAAAATGGTAAGCATCGACGATGAAGCCTACGGTCACACATACTTTCCCGGTTTATCCGACGAGGGCGAAATGGAAAACCATTTGGAAAAGGAAGTGCTGCTCACAAAGATGGTTGATGGGTTGGAAAAACTAAAGATGGAACAGAATATTTGCTTGAACTTACTCTATTTGCAAGGGAAATCGTATCAAGAGATTTGTGAAATAACTGGATTTAGTTTTATGCAGGTCAAGAGCCATGTTCAGAATGGGAAGCGCAACTTGAAGTTAATGTTGGAGGGTGAAACAGATGCATAG
- a CDS encoding DUF5723 family protein, protein MKKFLISGLVGVAYLLFTAPAIAQTDFTMYHMQLVPYRIYQNPALVPQARSFVGLPIISSIYFHGSNAFSYNNIISRTPDDSLKVDIPKLLGKLSDRNYLFTNFDVDLLSFGFRVADTYYITFSARERSMFRFMYPKDLINFAWQGNANIGLGKELNFAPKFDAMVFDEFALGLAQEVDDKLTVGFRFKILNGRANVNTSRAKASMYTDPNDFSFRLTSDILIRTAGIDSADNQSARDLILGGNHGFGIDLGATYKLNSQFSFSASVLDLGYINWKKQLLTYKSQRSGEVINFNGVDINDFISKDKNLGDAFQTVLDSLSDQFKVDTVYNQSYKTYLPTRFYAGADYNINDKNTVGLLFHGQFFDKRLVPSLSVSYYTQLGRVLGLSASYNIMNRSYNNVGVGLSLNLGAMQIYATTDNILAIPYYKSAQNAQFHTGMVYTFGRKPKDKDKDGVVDKMDECPLIPGLEQFKGCPDTDLDGIPDKDDLCPNVPGTAANKGCPDRDGDGVYDQVDECPDMIGLAEFKGCPDTDKDGITDKDDKCPNDSGSVALNGCPDRDGDGIVDPEDRCPEVAGPAEFYGCPDTDLDSVPDYLDRCPAEKGLFELKGCPDRDYDGVPDIDDACPDSTGSSLHKGCPDSDGDGLFDEEDRCPTEPGTLELQGCPWADSDMDGIKDAEDACPNAAGPIENKGCPYSDSDGDGIIDKEDKCPLTPGTVENHGCPEIKKEEQEVLNTAFSNLEFQSGKDIIKSESFASLANLADLMKSKSEWMLKIAGHTDSQGNRTMNILLSRKRTLAVKKFLVAKGIADSRVVAEWYGPDKPIADNKTPEGREKNRRVEMEILFK, encoded by the coding sequence ATGAAAAAGTTTTTGATCTCAGGCCTTGTAGGTGTCGCATATCTCTTGTTTACTGCACCTGCTATCGCTCAAACAGACTTTACCATGTACCACATGCAGCTGGTTCCTTACCGAATCTATCAAAACCCTGCTCTGGTTCCCCAGGCTCGCTCTTTTGTTGGCCTGCCCATTATATCGTCCATATATTTTCATGGATCAAATGCATTTAGCTACAACAATATAATTAGCAGAACACCAGATGACTCTCTCAAGGTTGATATTCCTAAACTGCTAGGTAAGCTTAGCGATAGAAACTATCTTTTTACAAACTTTGATGTCGATCTTCTCTCCTTTGGATTTAGGGTAGCCGACACCTACTACATTACCTTTTCTGCGCGTGAGCGAAGCATGTTTAGGTTTATGTATCCTAAGGATCTAATTAACTTTGCATGGCAAGGCAATGCGAATATTGGCCTTGGTAAGGAGCTCAACTTCGCTCCAAAGTTCGACGCAATGGTATTTGATGAGTTTGCGCTAGGACTAGCCCAAGAAGTGGACGATAAGCTAACTGTAGGGTTTCGGTTTAAGATCTTAAACGGGCGTGCCAACGTGAATACATCACGTGCAAAGGCAAGTATGTATACCGATCCTAACGACTTCAGTTTTAGATTAACCTCCGACATATTGATTAGAACTGCAGGAATCGACAGTGCAGACAATCAAAGTGCACGCGACCTAATTTTAGGCGGTAATCATGGCTTTGGAATTGATCTTGGTGCCACCTACAAGCTAAACAGCCAGTTTTCATTCTCGGCCAGCGTTCTCGATCTTGGCTATATCAATTGGAAAAAGCAACTGCTCACCTATAAAAGCCAACGCTCCGGAGAGGTAATTAACTTCAACGGTGTAGATATCAACGATTTTATTAGCAAAGATAAAAACTTAGGTGATGCATTTCAAACCGTATTGGATTCACTAAGCGACCAGTTTAAAGTTGACACCGTGTATAACCAATCCTACAAAACATACCTTCCCACAAGGTTTTATGCCGGTGCCGATTACAACATCAACGACAAGAATACTGTTGGACTTCTCTTTCATGGCCAGTTCTTTGATAAAAGGCTAGTTCCGTCCTTGTCGGTATCTTACTACACACAGCTTGGCCGCGTGTTAGGTCTTTCGGCTTCTTACAACATAATGAACAGAAGTTACAACAATGTTGGCGTTGGCCTATCATTAAACTTGGGCGCCATGCAAATTTATGCTACCACCGACAATATTCTTGCAATACCATATTACAAGTCGGCTCAAAATGCCCAATTTCATACCGGAATGGTTTATACCTTCGGACGAAAACCAAAGGATAAGGACAAAGATGGTGTAGTTGATAAGATGGATGAGTGTCCCCTCATACCCGGATTAGAACAGTTTAAAGGTTGCCCTGATACCGATTTAGACGGCATTCCCGATAAAGACGACCTTTGCCCCAACGTGCCAGGAACCGCAGCCAATAAAGGCTGCCCCGATCGTGATGGCGATGGCGTTTACGACCAAGTTGATGAGTGCCCCGATATGATTGGTTTGGCAGAATTTAAGGGCTGCCCCGATACCGATAAGGATGGTATTACCGATAAGGACGATAAATGCCCCAACGATTCCGGAAGCGTAGCTCTTAATGGTTGCCCTGATCGTGACGGTGATGGAATTGTTGATCCAGAAGATAGATGTCCAGAAGTTGCCGGTCCTGCTGAATTCTACGGCTGTCCCGATACTGACTTAGATTCAGTTCCAGATTACCTCGACCGCTGTCCAGCTGAAAAGGGACTATTTGAACTAAAAGGTTGTCCAGATAGAGACTACGATGGCGTTCCCGATATTGACGATGCTTGTCCAGATTCCACCGGTAGTTCATTACACAAAGGTTGCCCCGATAGCGATGGAGACGGATTGTTTGATGAGGAAGACCGATGCCCAACGGAACCAGGAACATTAGAGTTACAAGGATGCCCTTGGGCCGACTCCGACATGGATGGAATTAAGGATGCTGAGGATGCATGTCCAAACGCAGCTGGACCAATTGAGAACAAGGGATGCCCCTACTCCGACTCCGATGGCGATGGTATTATCGACAAGGAGGATAAGTGTCCATTAACCCCGGGAACAGTTGAGAACCATGGATGCCCTGAGATAAAGAAGGAGGAGCAGGAGGTGCTCAACACTGCTTTCTCCAACCTCGAATTCCAATCGGGTAAGGATATTATTAAGTCTGAATCGTTTGCTTCTCTGGCAAATCTTGCCGACTTGATGAAGAGTAAATCGGAATGGATGCTTAAAATTGCCGGACATACCGACAGTCAAGGTAACCGCACCATGAATATCCTCCTTTCGAGGAAAAGAACCCTCGCTGTCAAGAAATTTCTTGTAGCGAAAGGCATTGCCGACTCCAGAGTTGTCGCCGAATGGTATGGACCAGACAAGCCAATTGCCGACAATAAAACTCCGGAAGGAAGAGAAAAAAACAGAAGAGTTGAAATGGAGATTCTTTTTAAATAA
- a CDS encoding energy transducer TonB has protein sequence MSKASADLVTAHVEQCELCQLAIEGLKPLAQEGQSLDNDLRVVRTTLRQLRPSDFLPESRGVGFRLGVRSVSLVVSIILVAIVLVVSGTYLLNRKINIQAEQNSGISHIQTKEEMHYISSESLDRSAIEGGALRPKFSLTDTTFQEYISAKLIYPSELASKPIPGRVVVRFTIGSDGQLREVFIVRSSHPAFSREAIKVLSASPKWSPGMVNGINVATLMMMELKWAK, from the coding sequence ATGAGTAAGGCCAGTGCCGACTTGGTGACTGCGCATGTCGAGCAGTGCGAGTTATGCCAATTGGCCATTGAAGGATTGAAGCCGTTGGCGCAGGAGGGTCAATCTTTGGATAACGACCTTCGCGTAGTGCGAACCACTTTGCGGCAACTGCGGCCAAGTGACTTTCTGCCTGAATCGCGTGGAGTTGGATTCCGATTGGGCGTTCGATCCGTTTCGCTTGTAGTCTCTATTATTCTTGTGGCTATTGTTTTGGTTGTAAGTGGAACATACCTCTTGAATAGAAAGATCAACATTCAAGCAGAGCAGAATAGTGGCATAAGTCATATTCAAACCAAGGAGGAGATGCATTACATCTCTTCAGAAAGTCTCGATCGATCCGCCATCGAAGGTGGAGCATTGCGCCCCAAGTTCAGCCTTACGGATACCACTTTTCAAGAGTATATTAGTGCCAAGTTGATTTATCCGTCCGAACTTGCCTCAAAGCCCATTCCAGGGAGGGTTGTCGTGCGGTTTACTATTGGAAGTGATGGGCAATTGCGCGAGGTGTTTATTGTACGCAGCAGTCATCCCGCTTTCTCGCGCGAAGCAATTAAGGTATTATCCGCATCTCCAAAATGGAGCCCTGGGATGGTGAATGGCATAAATGTAGCCACCCTAATGATGATGGAGTTGAAGTGGGCGAAATAG